One stretch of Penaeus vannamei isolate JL-2024 chromosome 7, ASM4276789v1, whole genome shotgun sequence DNA includes these proteins:
- the LOC113814283 gene encoding uncharacterized protein isoform X1: protein MREGKLPLRTILQNFINHVDTLEAKRTEGDDQYEQEFQDLKLLTESLKGRPEYCCLEGEKDVNRRKNRYKDILPYDYTRVVVSSFPGVPGSDYINGNYIRGASGSRAYIASQGPLPHTTADFWRMVVECEVQVIIMASNETEGGKHKCECYWVNTTNEERQFGNVTVSFVKARQVCPDFMVRTLKIKYPTDSGKTEERTICQFHYVLWPDHGVPETVRPLLDMVRLVRDCQASETLPVLVHCSAGCGRTGTICAIDYVWGLLRAGRLTENLNLFGLVKEMRRQRVAMVQTREQYILLHRAVRELFKERLKVIDAHPYENIATDGTPLILREKESDYEELYVKPEKQDESAKPTPPTTAPSAVSTPTGSLTRYSNTRGNNDYLASSSPINSLERPVAPVPPLPLKLCKPPPVTSCVSPHSSPSPHISPIPQPSTIQNHCSPVPQPSPVSLPTANQAYRSYSASPSLPVVTSTLQPVVTVTSSSCSPGGSHLFSQLSPNPFQVTPSNSKAGIHPTSKLEKDAENAAHKRQVAQPSGSSPAGGVTQRTMQTPSVSGSPQPLSSVATPSNTPNHTPTPLHSLSMSQSAHHLNPVPPIRSRTPSPGMTYGRSLEEGKHSVVDNTHISQDTSTKSTEIVRRPSIAELKELFEKAGDAETPGVRLSRSASSVTSRTSLSIHPDADGGFRIKRKSSLGAEETLQSKKAYEMLERSRHLNICPPPPHESSKAAAVSTAPVTVVSAAKPPSSPVYTSPLSRRRGTHNLNDSQDDNSHSALLARVDDRPALPVKKSKSFRYARPVDSSTNTIASTRSPELTRKKADINTYFSLDRGKGDSFSLNKSESGSVNFIGDIPSPREGFKLSVYQMPNTSQASKPGVSSNETKDQTIPEIKLDQKPQIPPKKIIGERFRNARPPDSLYISAPQPYTPINTFQGTGTPHTPQSAPPVISSTQNGSPFWNRNQVDRSIYDCPKELQATLGHNNDSVPSTSVATSITNSQNLYSSQTADNRMHTSITGHTLATLPKPSPNTELSQETSGAKEYVNARVVRNPNTDTKEPSRYVYVPLPTKRGSRDNKAPHEYANCTLSAQSDSVEGEDPTEIYMDSQIVKKGAPGKFPVYDEVIPTAQSKTESSINKSTSKENVSLPMSTSASPGSLGTPGSATTPGSADYEVMDFGETSTSVDEVFETVNYELLGAKDRRIHRNTENKHSADNVKDFCSKKDLDPIARQVYLDCQDYLLHGTNKSPVPSLMPKPSEKEAKKVAKPTDMSKSLTSALDTSMDVDEVKSKVNVAPQGLRTRERRNSYRQAVNPVTHGEPKTPEEKMSGKSEPNRSIHKYETIWFENGKHITRKNNPSPNSQQQLHQQVSKSASVPAEREDPQQRGSSSVYMQVKTPSTEDHGSNFNQMSNNKDSLFKEKLEEFHTLVNSIEWEKPVRKSAASPRLLDDDANSKGSGSNNSTLQSHSTSSSSRDSEHQEPIYVNTPPLLPVSRTLSSSNKGQLPPKATRNCDPIESRSPLPLRHSRTEGKLDNTDSRTGQQSPVINTNSLYGTIATSTVRPKPPGSNSSSPSFPNFSQNQAKPPSPYHSLVSTATLPSRTTISPTPYHNIPPPKGFGNGTSPGNSPNPLHSLQQNRENHEPLSSSPYYNMAMFTSGKPNQGFSPYTSPPQISNVVRQNFPHGQPSKAHIIGDIAIVGEESVRLRRPGLAPHPRTDVGSGCSSNDSRGSEGAPIAPPRIKRNSTAGLPRHSAIEPSSHMHSDRRCSTDGPENYRQTMITAKQSWPLGDDEPPPAVPAKTAAAYQYSDPPPPPPHNHPPSPHHLPLNHTHSPYLQPPPPKPVLQQPSLIQQHQHPQQASTQPMQISPYQSPPVPQSSKKPQNQNSALEHHHRPPKPLIETVQDQKNSPLSDQNKHTVAGQNRAEDVVVSESSSESSDDEGIFHKFSAPNIFKKWRSNSNKQAIPQVPSSPKATSSHFYTSREMKEEKDMEKDNMKGVKDQKDNTAVSSPTSPKPLVKAFERLKFNPKSVAANFKSYLSPRGDKIEGDSGGGAEGHPNESPSGNFVNSPGTGTRNIQKSASSGPTITAFSQVVQDYKYPNPIPKKPAGPRDMPAQMRGSTPTNPQVKVKTGRPRQQYL from the exons ATGACTACACGCGAGTGGTGGTGAGCAGTTTCCCGGGGGTTCCAGGCAGCGACTACATCAATGGGAACTACATCAGAGGGGCCAGCGGGTCCAGGGCATATATTGCCTCCCAG GGCCCGCTGCCCCACACCACGGCCGACTTCTGGAGGATGGTGGTGGAGTGTGAGGTCCAGGTCATCATTATGGCCTCCAACGAGACGGAGGGTGGAAAG CACAAGTGTGAATGTTATTGGGTAAACACTACAAATGAGGAGAGGCAGTTTGGGAATGTCACGGTTTCCTTTGTGAAGGCCAGGCAAGTGTGTCCAGACTTCATGGTTCGAACACTCAAGATCAAATACCCCACAGACTCCGGCAAGACAG AAGAACGAACAATCTGTCAGTTCCACTATGTACTCTGGCCTGATCATGGAGTTCCAGAGACTGTCCGACCACTGCTGGACATGGTGCGGTTGGTGAGAGACTGTCAAGCTTCGGAGACATTGCCTGTTCTTGTTCATTGTTCAGCTGGCTGTGGCAGAACAGGAACAATTTGTGCAATTGACTATGTGTGGGGTCTTCTGAGAGCTGGG CGTTTGACAGAAAATCTGAACCTCTTCGGCCTTGTAAAGGAGATGCGTAGACAGCGTGTTGCTATGGTGCAAACAAGGGAACAGTACATTCTCTTGCACAGAGCAGTCCGAGAACTTTTCAAGGAAAGATTGAAGGTTATAGATGCTCACCCATATGAAAATATAGCAACTGATGGTACACCTCTAAttttaagagaaaaggagagtgactATGAGGAACTCTATGTGAAACCTGAGAAGCAAG ATGAAAGTGCCAAACCAACCCCACCAACAACAGCCCCAAGTGCCGTATCCACTCCAACTGGCTCTCTCACTCGGTATTCTAATACAAGAGGAAATAATG ATTACCTGGCATCGAGTTCACCCATAAATAGCTTAGAGAGGCCGGTGGCTCCtgttcctccactccctctgAAACTCTGCAAGCCTCCCCCAGTTACTTCATGCGTGTCACCGCACTCCTCACCTAGCCCCCACATTTCACCCATCCCGCAGCCATCCACCATCCAAAATCACTGTTCACCGGTCCCTCAACCATCCCCTGTATCACTTCCTACCGCTAACCAGGCTTATCGTAGCTactctgcctctccatctctaccTGTGGTTACAAGCACTCTCCAGCCTGTAGTTACTGTCACAAGTTCCAGTTGCTCACCAGGAGGATCTCATCTGTTCTCACAGTTATCACCCAACCCTTTCCAAGTCACTCCATCCAATAGTAAGGCTGGGATTCACCCAACTTCAAAATTAGAAAAGGATGCAGAAAATGCGGCTCACAAACGGCAAGTTGCACAACCCTCTGGTTCCTCCCCTGCTGGTGGAGTTACACAGAGAACCATGCAAACTCCTAGTGTATCAGGAAGCCCACAGCCTTTATCCTCAGTTGCCACACCTTCAAATACACCAAACCATACCCCAACACCACTTCATAGCCTGAGTATGTCACAATCTGCACATCATTTGAATCCAGTCCCTCCAATTCGAAGTAGGACACCTTCTCCAGGGATGACATATGGAAGATCCTTAGAAGAAGGGAAGCACAGTGTAGTTGATAACACCCACATTAGTCAGGACACTAGCACTAAGAGCACTGAAATTGTAAGACGACCAAGCATAGCAGAGCTCAAGGAATTGTTTGAAAAAGCAGGAGATGCTGAAACTCCAGGAGTGAGACTGTCTCGCAGTGCAAGCAGTGTAACATCAAGAACTAGCCTGAGCATTCATCCAGATGCAGATGGAGGCTTTCGCATTAAGAGAAAGAGCAGTTTAGGGGCTGAAGAAACTTTGCAGTCAAAGAAAGCATATGAGATGTTAGAAAGATCACGCCATCTTAACATCTGCCCTCCTCCACCACATGAGTCTTCGAAAGCTGCAGCTGTATCAACAGCACCTGTGACTGTTGTAAGTGCTGCCAAACCACCTTCTAGTCCTGTGTACACCAGCCCCTTATCACGAAGGAGAGGAACCCACAACCTAAATGACTCCCAAGATGATAATTCTCATTCAGCTTTGTTGGCTCGAGTTGATGACAGACCTGCTTTACCTGTTAAAAAGAGCAAGTCATTTAGATATGCTCGGCCTGTAGACTCGTCCACAAATACCATAGCTTCTACAAGAAGTCCAGAACTAACAAGGAAGAAAGCAGATATCAACACCTATTTTAGCttagacagagggaaaggagacagCTTTTCACTCAATAAGTCAGAAAGTGGCAGTGTTAATTTCATAGGAGATATTCCATCACCAAGAGAAGGATTCAAACTATCAGTCTATCAGATGCCAAATACATCACAGGCATCAAAGCCTGGTGTAAGCAGTAATGAAACTAAAGATCAAACTATCCCTGAAATAAAATTGGACCAGAAGCCACAGATACCGCCCAAGAAAATCATTGGTGAACGCTTTCGTAATGCTCGTCCTCCAGATTCTCTGTATATCAGTGCACCTCAGCCATATACTCCAATCAATACGTTCCAAGGTACAGGTACCCCGCATACTCCACAGTCTGCACCGCCAGTCATCTCATCAACACAAAATGGTTCACCATTTTGGAATCGTAATCAAGTGGATAGGTCAATTTATGACTGTCCAAAAGAACTACAAGCAACTTTGGGACATAACAATGATAGTGTGCCATCTACTTCAGTGGCAACATCCATTACAAACAGCCAAAATCTGTATTCATCCCAAACAGCAGATAACAGAATGCACACAAGTATCACTGGCCACACATTAGCTACTCTTCCTAAACCATCTCCAAACACAGAGCTCTCTCAAGAGACTTCAGGTGCAAAGGAGTACGTTAATGCAAGGGTAGTAAGAAATCCCAACACGGACACAAAAGAACCATCAAGATATGTATATGTTCCTCTTCCAACCAAAAGAGGATCTCGAGATAATAAGGCACCACATGAATATGCAAACTGCACATTGAGTGCACAGTCGGATTCTGTGGAGGGGGAAGATCCTACAGAGATATATATGGACTCGCAAATTGTGAAGAAAGGAGCACCTGGTAAATTCCCTGTATATGATGAAGTAATTCCTACAGCACAGTCAAAGACTGAAAGTTCTATCAATAAGTCTACTTCTAAAGAAAACGTATCTCTCCCCATGTCTACTTCAGCATCACCAGGATCACTTGGCACTCCAGGCTCAGCCACTACCCCAGGATCTGCAGACTATGAGGTCATGGACTTTGGTGAAACAAGTACTAGTGTTGATGAGGTATTTGAAACTGTCAACTATGAACTGCTTGGTGCTAAAGACAGAAGAATACATAGAAACACGGAGAATAAACACTCAGCAGATAATGTAAAGGACTTTTGTTCTAAAAAGGATTTAGATCCGATTGCTCGGCAGGTATATCTAGATTGCCAGGATTACCTCCTCCATGGTACCAACAAATCTCCAGTGCCATCCCTGATGCCAAAACCTTCGGAGAAAGAGGCCAAGAAAGTAGCAAAACCAACAGACATGTCAAAAAGCCTTACTTCAGCTCTAGACACAAGCATGGATGTAGATGAGGTTAAAAGTAAAGTAAATGTGGCACCCCAAGGGCTGAGGACCAGAGAACGTCGAAACAGCTACAGGCAGGCAGTAAATCCTGTCACACATGGTGAACCCAAAACGCCAGAAGAAAAGATGAGTGGAAAGTCGGAACCGAACCGAAGCATCCACAAATATGAGACCATTTGGTTTGAGAATGGAAAGCACATAACAAGGAAAAATAACCCAAGTCCAAATAGCCAACAACAATTGCATCAACAGGTTTCTAAATCGGCAAGTGTCCCAGCAGAGAGAGAAGACCCACAACAGAGAGGCAGTTCAAGTGTTTATATGCAAGTTAAGACCCCATCTACGGAAGATCATGGATCTAATTTTAACCAGATGTCAAATAATAAAGATTCTCTTTTTAAAGAAAAATTGGAAGAGTTTCACACTCTCGTTAATAGCATTGAGTGGGAAAAGCCAGTGAGAAAGAGTGCTGCCTCTCCAAGGCTTTTGGATGATGATGCAAACTCTAAAGGATCTGGAAGTAATAACAGCACCTTACAGTCCcattctacatcatcatcatccagagATAGTGAACATCAAGAGCCAATTTATGTCAATACTCCACCTCTCTTACCTGTCTCTAGAACTTTGTCATCCAGTAACAAAGGTCAGCTACCCCCAAAAGCCACCAGAAATTGTGATCCAATCGAGTCAAGATCACCACTACCTTTGCGCCATAGTCGCACTGAAGGTAAATTAGACAATACGGACTCCAGAACTGGGCAGCAGTCACCAGTTATTAATACAAATTCCTTATATGGTACCATAGCAACCTCAACTGTAAGGCCTAAACCACCTGGGAGTaattcttcttcaccatcttttCCAAACTTTTCTCAAAATCAGGCAAAGCCACCATCACCCTATCATAGTTTAGTGTCTACGGCCACTCTTCCATCAAGAACAACAATATCTCCAACACCTTACCATAATATACCCCCACCTAAAGGATTTGGTAATGGAACGTCCCCGGGTAATTCTCCCAATCCACTCCATTCTCTACAGCAGAACAGAGAAAATCATGAACCTTTGTCATCTTCACCATATTACAACATGGCCATGTTTACAAGTGGCAAACCCAATCAAGGTTTTTCTCCTTATACATCGCCTCCACAAATTTCAAATGTGGTGCGTCAAAATTTCCCTCACGGCCAACCTTCCAAAGCCCACATCATAGGAGATATTGCCATAGTTG GAGAAGAATCTGTGCGACTCAGGCGGCCTGGGTTAGCGCCACACCCTAGAACAGATGTTGGAAGTGGGTGCAGTAGCAATGACTCAAGAGGTTCTGAAGGAGCACCTATTGCTCCTCCAAGAATAAAGAGGAATTCAACCGCTGGCTTACCCAGGCATAGTGCCATTGAGCCATCATCGCACATGCACAGCGATAGGCGTT GCTCAACAGATGGTCCTGAAAACTACCGCCAAACCATGATAACAGCTAAACAG AGCTGGCCCCTTGGTGATGATGAGCCTCCACCAGCAGTGCCAGCCAAAACAGCAGCAGCATATCAGTACTCcgatccaccaccaccacctccccacaaccacccacccagcCCCCATCACCTACCTCTCAATCATACACATTCTCCTTACCTTCAGCCGCCGCCACCCAAACCTGTGCTTCAACAGCCTTCCTTGATACAGCAACACCAGCATCCACAGCAGGCATCAACTCAGCCTATGCAGATATCACCATACCAGTCACCTCCTGTGCCACAGTCTTCTAAGAAACCACAGAATCAAAATTCTGCACTAGAGCATCATCACAGACCACCTAAACCCTTGATAGAGACTGTTCAAGACCAGAAAAACTCTCCATTGTCTGATCAGAATAAACATACTGTGGCTGGGCAGAACAGGGCTGAGGATGTAGTAGTCAGTGAGAGCAGTTCTGAAAGCTCCGATGACGAGGGGATCTTTCACAAATTCTCTGCCCCAAATATTTTCAAGAAGTGGCGTTCCAATTCAAACAAGCAGGCGATTCCACAAGTACCTTCGTCTCCTAAAGCTACAAGCTCTCATTTCTACACttcaagagaaatgaaggaagaaaaggacatGGAAAAGGACAACATGAAAGGAGTAAAAGATCAAAAAGATAACACTGCAGTTTCATCGCCAACCTCACCAAAACCCTTAGTGAAAGCATTTGAAAGATTAAAATTCAACCCCAAATCTGTAGCTGCCAATTTCAAGTCTTATTTGAGTCCACGTGGGGATAAGATTGAGGGTGATAGTGGAGGAGGTGCTGAGGGCCATCCAAATGAATCGCCAAGTGGCAATTTTGTGAACTCACCTGGCACTGGCACTAGGAACATCCAGAAGAGTGCCAGCTCTGGCCCCACCATCACTGCCTTCTCACAAGTGGTACAAGATTACA aaTACCCAAACCCCATACCAAAGAAGCCGGCTGGTCCGCGTGACATGCCAGCACAAATGAGAGGCtccaccccaaccaacccccaggTTAAGGTCAAAACAGGTCGTCCACGGCAACAATACCTATAA